The following is a genomic window from Pseudomonas sp. FP2335.
ACCGTCGCCCTGACAGCGCAACATTGGCCCCCGGCGTAGCGGCGGTAACCTCCGACGACGTCGAGGCGGGCAAGCTGCAAATGCAGTACATCGCGGAGAAGCTCGACGGCAAAGGCAATATTGTGATCCTGCTGGGTGACTTGGCGAATAACTCCACTTCCAACCGTACCAAAGGAGTGAAGGAAGTCCTGGCCAAATACCCTGGCATCAAGATCGAACAGGAGCAGACCGGGATATGGCTGCGTGACAAGGGCATGACCCTGGTCAACGATTGGCTGACCCAAGGGCGCGACTTCCAGGCGGTGCTTTCGAACAACGACGAGATGGCGATTGGTGCTTCCATGGCCCTGAAGTCGGCAGGTAAGAAAGGCGTGCTGATCGCCGGTGTCGATGGCACGCCGGATGGTTTGAATGCGATCACTAAGGGTGACATGACTGTGTCGGCTTTCCAGGATGCCAAGGGCCAAGCGGACAAGTCGGTTGAGACAGCGCGCAAGATGGCTAAGAACGAGCCTATCGAGCAGAACGTGGTGATCCCGTTCCAGCT
Proteins encoded in this region:
- a CDS encoding sugar ABC transporter substrate-binding protein gives rise to the protein MKTPIRFTALALSLLLASGAASAADLKIGVSMSAFDDTFLTYLREDMDKQAKSYPKGDGVQLQFEDARADVVKQLSQVENFISQKVDAIIVNPVDTASTANIIKAATAAKIPLVFVNRRPDSATLAPGVAAVTSDDVEAGKLQMQYIAEKLDGKGNIVILLGDLANNSTSNRTKGVKEVLAKYPGIKIEQEQTGIWLRDKGMTLVNDWLTQGRDFQAVLSNNDEMAIGASMALKSAGKKGVLIAGVDGTPDGLNAITKGDMTVSAFQDAKGQADKSVETARKMAKNEPIEQNVVIPFQLITPENVKDFK